The following are encoded in a window of Amphibacillus xylanus NBRC 15112 genomic DNA:
- a CDS encoding Spo0E family sporulation regulatory protein-aspartic acid phosphatase, producing the protein MEKLRRHMYQMYFETNDPQALLTISQELDQAINTLYLSNSH; encoded by the coding sequence ATAGAAAAACTAAGAAGACATATGTATCAAATGTATTTTGAAACAAATGATCCACAAGCACTTTTAACCATTTCACAAGAACTTGACCAAGCGATTAACACGTTATATCTCTCCAACTCACACTAG